One window of Athalia rosae chromosome 2, iyAthRosa1.1, whole genome shotgun sequence genomic DNA carries:
- the LOC105693139 gene encoding homeobox protein GBX-2, with amino-acid sequence MDDRPIEETEVDVGSASDEFESTSPIAESRIRPVPKPFTIESLIGTKNDHGITSISHKNRHISELGDVVSGNPELDAHLDNRERELIYQQRCLATAANALPGFAMPLSLYGGWLPMRMYGGGAAATGSSILPPLHLSATFSSQPNTLHQNQLQANLNLNLNLSHLHQSSGYSDYSQHANRPLHSAGRNYILTDESDDDCRSLSPAASPALHDHPSTSLLHLESESGRVSGDSEEDVEGEVDGDGDVEGDGVPGSDGPSSGLGSGGGDRGSSSSGNSGSKARRRRTAFTSEQLLELEREFHAKKYLSLTERSHIAHALKLSEVQVKIWFQNRRAKWKRVKAGLTTSGAGGSAGRHPGGQHSGNGPRIVVPIPVHVSRLAVRSHHHHMEKCSQPVGGQSSGFGHGLVGNGLTNCATSRRMNGAGGIGAVGGHTGNTTSLGTLQNSSTPGGLRIFSGGQQQPSQQQHGEPSAR; translated from the exons ATGGATGATCGTCCGATTGAGGAAACTGAGGTGGATGTCGGTTCGGCCAGTGATGAATTCGAGTCAACGTCGCCAATCGCAGAATCTCGGATAAGGCCGGTCCCTAAGCCTTTTACGATCGAGAGTTTGATCGGTACGAAGAACGATCACGGTATAACTTCAATATCCCATAAAAATCGGCATATATCAGAATTGGGGGACGTAGTGAGTGGAAACCCGGAACTGGACGCGCACCTAGACAACAGAGAACGAGAGTTAATCTATCAACAGAGGTGTCTCGCGACGGCCGCGAACGCCTTGCCAG GATTCGCGATGCCTTTGAGTCTTTACGGCGGTTGGTTGCCCATGCGAATGTACGGAGGTGGCGCAGCGGCTACGGGAAGTTCAATTCTGCCCCCTTTGCACCTTTCGGCGACATTTTCGTCCCAGCCGAATACCCTGCACCAGAATCAGCTGCAGGCGAACTTGAACCTCAACCTGAACCTCAGCCATCTGCACCAGAGCAGCGGTTACAGCGATTACAGTCAACACGCGAATCGACCTCTTCATTCCGCAGGTAGGAATTACATTTTGACCGACGAGAGCGACGACGACTGCAGAAGTCTTTCACCTGCAGCATCACCGGCTCTCCACGATCATCCATCGACATCACTGCTGCACCTAG AATCGGAGAGCGGTCGCGTATCGGGCGACAGCGAAGAGGATGTCGAGGGCGAAGTTGACGGGGACGGCGATGTCGAAGGAGACGGTGTTCCCGGATCGGATGGTCCCAGTTCCGGACTGGGAAGCGGAGGTGGAGATCGAGGGAGTTCGAGCAGCGGTAACAGCGGTAGCAAGgcccgtcgtcgtcgaacaGCGTTCACGTCTGAGCAACTCCTTGAATTGGAGCGTGAATTTCACGCAAAAAAGTACCTGAGTTTAACGGAGAGATCGCACATCGCTCACGCTCTGAAGCTGTCCGAAGTCCAGGTGAAAATCTGGTTCCAAAATCGACGAGCGAAATGGAAGAGGGTGAAGGCCGGGCTCACAACGAGCGGTGCAGGTGGTTCAGCCGGTCGTCATCCGGGAGGTCAACATTCGGGAAACGGACCTAGAATAGTTGTTCCGATTCCGGTTCACGTTAGCCGACTCGCCGTTCGATCGCATCATCATCACATGGAAAAATGTTCGCAACCTGTGGGAGGCCAATCTTCTGGTTTTGGTCATGGATTGGTTGGTAATGGTTTGACGAACTGCGCAACCAGTCGTAGAATGAACGGTGCGGGTGGTATCGGTGCTGTTGGAGGTCATACGGGAAACACGACTTCTTTAGGTACCTTGCAGAATTCCTCGACTCCTGGAGGACTCAGAATTTTCTCCGGTGGGCAACAACAACCgtcgcagcagcagcacggAGAACCTTCGGCTAGGTAG